The genomic region CAATGCAAAGGATGTAAGTGAATCGCAGCTGTTGTCTATATGTAACTTCTGTAGTGAGTGATGTTGTTGGTGTTGCATTGGGAATTCAACATTCTTGCAATCTATGATGGACAGAGATCGCAATGAAGGGGGCAAAGAATCCCCTGGAAATGATATGGCTGATGAGCAGTTTGAGATTTCTAGCCATGTGAGAGAGGTTGGTTGGGTGCGGGTCATGGCATTGAACACGTACTCCACCTGTTGCTCTCCACTAATCGATAGTGATTCCAAGGTGGAAAGTGGTACGTCCCGCATTCTTGCTTCTTGTATGTCAAACATCATTAATTGTTGAATGATGGGAGCTCTTGGCAGATAACAACCAAGCTGCTCGCATCGTGCAATGCCGAGATCCttcaaagatggaaggaaagtGGGAAAATCTCCTCTTAACTTAGGACAATCCCATATactgagcacctcaagttgaggAAATGGTGCATCATCGTCATCACATTCAAATGACTCCCATTCCTCCCAGCAAGGGATGAAGTGGGTTTGgaatagagagagaaaaagagtacCTGTTTTAAGATGTTGAGTGATTACGAATCTGTTTTCCATAAACAGAAATGTAGGAGATGTGGGAAATGGATGGCCAAATGTGGGGGTCCTTCTTCTGTATGCGTTCCTCCAACAACGGACATCTATTGATGCTGAGTTCACTTAAAGAGGCAGGCAGCCTTATGTTCTCCAGCTTGGAGCAGCCTGAAATTGATAAGTTTTGAAGGGACTGTGACTGTGACACCTCCAGAGATGTCAAATTTTCACATCTTTGGACTCTCATATATTTGAGATTTGGGAATGCTGGCAATGCAAAGGATGTAAGTGAATCGCAGCTGTTGTCTATATGTAACTTCTGTAGTGAGTGATGTTGTTGGTGTTGCATTGGGAATTCTACATTCTTGCAATCTATGATGTACAGAGATCCCAATGAAGGAGGCAAAGAATCCCCTGGAAATGATATGGCTGATGAGCAGTTTGAGATTTCTAGCCATGTGAGAGAGGTTGGTTGGGTGCGGGTCATGGCATTGAACACGTACTCCACCTGTTGCTCTCCACTAATCGATAGTGATTCCAAGGTGGAAAGTGGTACGTCCCGCATTCTTGCTTCTTGTATGTCAAACATCATTAATTGTTGAATGATGGGAGCTCTTGGCAGATAACAACCAAGCTGCTCGCATCGTGCAATGCCGAGATCCttcaaagatggaaggaaagtGGGAAAATCTCCTCTTAACTTAGGACAATCCCATATactgagcacctcaagttgaggAAATGGTGCATCATCGTCATCACATTCAACCGACTCCCATTCCTCCCACCAAGGCATTATTGAAATATAAAGAGTTTTAAGGGATCGGAAGGGTATCTCGCCTTGATGATCAGTTCCATCATCCTTGTAGAATTCACCACCAATCATCTTCACCTTGTCGAAACATGAAATTTCCAGCGTCTTTAGAGAGGGTAATTGTCCAAGTGAAGGAAGCACCCAACAATTCCCGCATCCACTCAGCACCAACTCAGTCATGTTGTGGTACAAAGACTGCCCTACCCAATCTGGAAACATGGTACCCCTCTAACCCTTGATTCTTAATTCTTTCAGGTCTTTGTGAGGTTCTAATTTGGCAAGTATATCTTTTTCCATTTGGGAATCAACCATATCACTATCTTCACCTGATGACCACTCCAAACATAATTCACTCATGTATTTCTTATCAACCATCCTTGCCTTCCAAGCTTCACTGCTGTTAACCACATTCTCTAATATCTCAATACGAAATGACCCTCCAAGATTTACAAGTTCTCCCAGTTCCCCGATCCCATTCTTTTCATGCTTGCCAACAATAGAGTAAGTCAGAGTCTGCAAGTCTTTTAATTTGCCCATACCTTTTGGCATCTCTTCCAGGTCAGTGTTTTCGATATCAAGATGACGCAAATTCACAAGATTTTGCATGTTGGAGGGAAGCTTTTCAAGGTTTTCACACTCTCTCAACTTCAAAGTTTGTAAATTGTACAAATCACACAATGACTCAGGCAATGTTACAACTGATGTGTTAGAAAGATCTAAATAACGCAAATGAATCAATTCACCAATCGTATCATGCAACAAGTCTTCCTCATGCGAAAAGGATTTAAATGACAAAACTCGTAAGCACTTCAGTTCTTCTAGCAGGTGACAAGGATCGATTATTCCCTCTGAGAAATCATCACATGTATCCAAATTGATTTGCATCAATGTCCTTGCATGCTTTAAACTATCACATACTTCCACGATCTTTGAGACTGAATCATTGCAAAGAACATATGACAAATGACGAGTTTTAGTATCATGCTTGAGTACATTTTTTAGTT from Arachis ipaensis cultivar K30076 chromosome B02, Araip1.1, whole genome shotgun sequence harbors:
- the LOC110262391 gene encoding putative disease resistance protein At3g14460, producing MRDVPLSTLESLSISGEQQVEYVFNAMTRTQPTSLTWLEISNCSSAISFPGDSLPPSLRSLSIIDCKNVEFPMQHQQHHSLQKLHIDNSCDSLTSFALPAFPNLKYMRVQRCENLTSLEVSQSQSLQNLSISGCSKLENIRLPASLSELSINRCPLLEERIQKKDPHIWPSISHISYISVYGKQIRNHSTS